The region AGGCGGCTTCTCTGCACGAGAAAGCGGCAAGCCACGGCCTGATCTGTATCAATTGCCACGATCCCCATTTCGGGAATGTGCTCTTTTTCCTGAAGTAACCGGGAGCGTGCATGCGGCAGCCAACCCTCCCTCTCATACTTCTGTTTTTGCTGCTGACATCCGTTCGGGAGGCCGGAGCGGCCAGGTTGGGTCTTTTGCTGCTCGGCACTCCGCAACAGCGCGTTGACTTCACCTATCAGTTCAACGGACAGCAGCAGGCCACTACCTCGCAGCAGCACCAGATGGAGGAGGATTACACCTTCAAGATCGATTACGGCATCATCAGGCCGAGTCTGCTGAAGGGCTCCTTCAGGACCGCGCTGCGTTTCAACCAGGGGCTGACCTATCAGAGCGGTTCCCGGGATCAGTCGTCTTCGAAAATTGGATTTTTGTATGACATCAAGGGGCTCCTGCTCGGGCAATCGGTCGCTCCGGCAGAATTTTCCGCCAAATCGGACATCACCCAGGTTTCGGTCCCATTTTCAAAATCATACCAGGTGACCAATACGACGTATAACCTCTCGTGGTCGCTGAAAAACAGGATGCTGCCGTTCTCCATCGAATACGCCACAGGCACCTCGGAAACCAGCGGATTGCAGGTAGACACCAAGCGGGTTCGCGACGAGATCCGGCTGCATGCCGCCCATAATGCCGCCATCAGCACCACCGCCGTCGATGTGTACAACATACACAATACCTACAGCCCCGCCCAGGGGGGGCTCAATTTCGACAACCATTATGAAATCAGACTCCAGAACGATTTGGTGTGGGCAGACGGTGCGAAAGCCCGCAGGGTGAGTTCCCGGCTGCAGGCATCGGAATCGACCGGGATCAACTTCACAAAAAATTTCGAGTGGAGCGAAGCAGTCCACTGGGATTGGGGGAAAAGCCTCCGCAGCGGCGCCAACTACTCCTTTGGGAGCACGGGCGGAGACCCCGGCGCCCAAAAACATAATACCGGTGGCGCCTGGCTCCAGCACCAACTCTTCAAGAGCCTGACCACGCGGCTGGACCTACGGGCCCGGAAAAACGACTACCCCACGGGCTACGATCAGGAGATCAACGGTGGCGTGTCGTTCAACTATGTCAAACAGCTCCCGGCCCAGAGCACGCTTTCGCTCAACGGCTATCGCCAGTACACCCTGGACACTCGCGACCTTGGCACCGACCGGCTGCACATATATAATGAACAGCATACGGTGTCCTTTGCCTCCCATCTCTATCTGGCACAACCGAACGTGATCGCCAGCAGCATCACCGTGCGCAACGCCGACGCCTTGAAACGCCTGGCTCCCTATGACCTGAACGTGGATTACCAGGTGACCGTCAGCGGGGCCCTGACCGAGATCGTCCCGTTGACCAGCGGGGCGATCAAGGATGGGGACAGCCTGTTGATCAGTTATGACTACCAGGTGGATCCCCAGTTGAAGACCACAACCAATGCGTACGGCTTTGGGGGCAATATCCAGTTTCTGGGCGGGAAATATCGCCTGTACGGTGATTTTTCCCAATCGCACATGGACCGTTCCGCCGGCCAGGGGCAGTTGGCCAGTCTGACGGCCCAAATAAGGTCTACGCTTGGTCTGGAGCGGAAATGGGACTCCGTTACGCTTGGCGCCGAATACAACAGCTTTGATTCGGAAGCGGACAAGCACGAATCGCTTACGGCGCAGATGCGCTACAGCAACGAACTGCGTGACGGGGTCCTGTCGCTGACACTGGTCGACCAGTATCTCTGGTACGGGCCGGTTACCACCGGCACGACCACCAGCCGCAGGGCAGACGAAAACTCCTTCACGGCAACCGCCGGTTATGGCAAGCGACTCTTTTCCACGACATACATGACGCTCAACTCGACCTATATTAACGTAACGGGCGCCAACACGAAGGACAGTCTCACGGTTGGTGCCTCCCTGCGCTGGTCCCTCGGGAAGATGATTGCATCGTTGAACACCTCCCTGGGGCTGCGCCGCGAGGGAGGCACTACGGCCACCGACGAAACGGTGCGTTTCACGGTGTCACGTTATTTCTAAATCAACGGTAGGTGCCCCAATGGGAGAATACAACCACACACCGACGCGGGGAACATTGGTCGGCCGTCTCGCAGCCATCGGCATCCTCTGCATGCTGCTGGCCGCCTGCGCCGGTTCGGCGGCACAGACGACGCGGCGGATAGAATGGCCGCCTCCACCCGCACAGCCCCAGATCGCCTGGGCCGGAGAAGTCGGCAGCTATCTGGATGCAGGGATACGCAAAGGCTTCTGGCGCCGGCTGGCGGATGTCTTCGTAGGGGAAAGCGATGTTCGTATCGGCCGCCCCTACGGCATCTACGTTGACGAAACCGGGCGGCTCCTTATCGCCGATCCCGCCTTTGGCGTTGTCCACGTCATGGATGCCGGCCAGAACACCTATACGATCATCGGCCAAGGGGAAGGGCCCGCTTTCAAGAACCCGATCGCCATTACCGGCGACGGGGCGGGCAACGTTTATATTACCGACTCGGCGGCCAGTCTGGTGTACCGCTATAGCTTCCGGGATAACGCCCTGACCCCTTTTATCCATTCCGTCGAACGCCCGACCGGGATCGCCTTCAACCGGAGGAACCGGCTGCTATACGTGAGCGATACTACCTCCAGCCAGGTTGTCGTCTGCGACCTGAGCGGCAACGAACGCTTTCGCATCGGAGGAACAGGCTCCGGGCCGGGGCAATTCAACCGCCCCACCGATCTTTTTATCGACAACAGCGGCACATTGTACGTCACCGATCCCCTGAACTCACGCATCCAGGTGTTTTCCGCCGAGGGGGTCTTCCGGAGGGCGTTTGGGCGGCCGGGCGACGGCGGCGGCGACTTCTCCAAGCCGAAAGGGGTTGCCGTGGACAGTAACGGCACCATCTATGTGGCCGATGCCCAACTCGATGCGGTACAGGTATACAACATGTCGGGCGGCTTCCGTTTTGAATTCGGTGCAAGCGGGAGCGAGGCCGGCACGTTCTGGATGCCGTCGGGCGTGCATATCGACCGCAACGACAGGATCTACGTGGCAGATACCTACAACCGGCGTATCCAGATCTTCCGGATTGTCCCGCCCGCGGCCCCGCAAGGAAAGGAGAAGTGACGCCATGAAACTCTTCCGCGCCATCCTGGCGGCTCTGGCGGTAGCAACCATGGCCCTGCCTTCCCGATCAGGCGCCGACAGCATCGTCAACTCTCCCCACAACCTGTCGTCGGGAAGCACGGCCCGGGTGATGTCCACGGAAGAGACGCGGGTCTGCATCTTCTGCCATACCCCCCACCACGCGACCAAGCTTTCCGATACCAGCTATACCGGGCCGCTCTGGAGCCGCGAGGAGAACACCGCCCAGGACTATACTCCCTACGCGTCCACTACCATCGCAGCCAGCCCGGGCCAGCCCCAGGGGCCTTCACGACTCTGCCTGAGTTGCCACGACGGCACCATTGCCCTTGGCGCCCCGGGCACCCACGCCACCTCGGCGACACTTGGTCCCCTTACGCCGCCTCCCACCGGGAAATCGACCGTTCTGGGCAAGGACCTGCGCGACGACCATCCGATCTCCATGGAGTATGGCCGCAAGACCTCCGAATTCCGGGATGCCGCCACGGTGACCGGAACCACCCGCATCAAACTGGTGAGGCGCGCAAGCACCCTGTACGTGGAGTGCACCTCCTGCCACGACCCCCATGACAACCAGTACGGCAATTTTTTGGTGTTGGACACCTCCAGCCACCGGGATGCACTCTGCACCGTCTGCCACGCCAAGACCGACTGGACGGGGAGTGCCCACGAGAACGGCGGCACCCGCTCCAGCGGGAGCATCCCGGCCGATGTGGCCAAGAACGGCTGCGTCAACTGCCACACCCCCCACGGGGCCCAGCAGGGGGTCGATCTGCTGACGCTCACCGCCGCCGGGGCCAGCATGGACACGAACTGTTACGCCTCCTGCCACAACAGCTCCTCGTACCCGTCCAACGTCTACAGCCAGTTCGCCGTCTCCGGCGCACACCACCCGTCCGGCGGTTATGACAGCGCCGCCAACAAGCATAGTGAAACGGAAACGCTTCCCCTGCCGGCAACCGACAAGCATGTCCATTGCGTGGATTGCCACAATCCCCACCAGGCGATCTGGCAGAACGCCCCCTGAGCAACGCCACGGCCTCGCCCAACGGCCCGCCCAGCGTGAACGGCGTCCTCAAGGGGGTGCGGGCATCGACATCAACGGCAGTCAGAAGACCGTGGCCAGCTACGAGTACGAGATCTGCTTCCGGTGCCACTCCGGCGATGCCGCCCTGGCAGGCAACTATAACACCTATCCGCAGGTGTCACGCACCTTCGGCTCGCTGGACGAGCGCGAGCGTTTCGACTGGGGGAGCGCCAAGTCCTGGCACCCGGTGGCCAAGGAATTCGTCCGGGTCGGGAACAGCCAGGGGCTGAGCCTCAAAAGCGCCAGCATGACCATGATCTACTGCAACGACTGCCACGACTCCCACGGCTCGGGCAGCCACCTGCTGCGCCTGGAAAACCCGGACACCTTCTCCCAGGGGCAGAGCATCTCGAACTACCCGCTCTGCTATAGCTGCCACGACGAAACCTATCTCACGAGTTCCGCCACCAACATCGGGAAACTGCACCGGGCCCACGTCTGGGGCCAGCACAACCCGCTCAGCACCAACAGCAGCTACCGGGCCTCCTGCTCCGCCTGTCACGACCCCCACGGCGTCCCGTACAAGGCCGGGCTCACCACCAGTTCCAATGCCCTGCACCTGATAAATTTCGACCTGCGCTACGCCGGCAGCGGGTCCTCCTACGATGCGTCAACCAGCAGCTGCCTCGTCACCGGCACCGGCACCAGCGGGCTTTCCTGCCACCCCACGACAACCGGCACGGCCAGTTTCAACCCCTATCCCTACCCCTGACATCCCCGGCTGGCGGCCAGGCAAACCGTGCGACCCCTCTTCTTCCGTTTCGGGAGGAGAGGGGTCTTTTGTCATACCACGTGAAAAAACAGTGCCTCCGTGAAATAACCGTAATGGGGGGACGCTAAGTAACCAATAAACCGCAAAAACGACGAAAAATATATATGGTTAATTTTGAATGTTTGAGCGCCCCGAATAGGGGAAAAAACTCGTAAGCATTCTCAATTATTTAAACTATTGTTCCCACCTCCCTCCCTGATCCCGACCGCCACGGTGTGCAATCCCCCATTTTTGTTTGTTGGCACTCATGTTGCTATCAAGACCTGTGGATAAATATCTGAAATATAGTAACAACCTGGAATTACAGGCCCAGGGTAAAAAACAGCACCAGGCTTTTCCGGTACTGACAAACCGGCGAGAGGAAAGGCGGAAAGGAGACGAGGCAGACAGATACCAAACCCGAATGCTGTACGAAGAGACTGGCAGTAGAATCCAATTTTAGACGAAAGAAAAGGAGACAGCTTACAATGAGAAAACAGATTTGACTGCACTTGTGTTTGGTGCTCTCGGCGTTGCCTCGGCTGCACTCGCCGCGCCTGGGGATGGTGTTCTCACTCGCCCCACAACATGACGACTTACGGCTATACCGATTCCAACGGGCGCGTGTGCGCATTCTGCCACACCCCTCACCATGCCGCCACCAGCACGAATGTCAGCGATTATCTGCCGCTTTGGTCCCGCGCCACGGATACCACGGTGTTCACCACCGCTTATGCCAGCTCGACCATCAACGCCGCCGAACTGCAGGAAACCACCAGCGACAAGGCTATCGGCCCGACCCGTCTCTGCATGAGCTGTCATGACGGCACGATCGCCCCTGACCAGCACTACGGCAACACCGGCACCGCCGCCATGTTGACCGGCGACAACTTCCCGACCTCGGCAACGGCGCAGGCGTTGGTGCCGGCACCGCCGGTCTGTCCAACGACCATCCGGTCGGCTTCAGCTACACCGATGTGCCGTCGGCCCGCCACGGGCAGCCCGTCCGCCAGCGATATCTCCGCCGCCACCGCCAATCAGGATCCCTGGATTCGTCAGGCGAGCGTCACCTACACCGGCAACACCTACAATATCACGGTTCAGGACCGCCTCTATTTCTCCAACGGTAAATCGTACATGACTGCGCTACCTGCCACGACGTGCACAACAAGAAGAACACGTACACGACTACGGGCACCGAGCCGGTCAACTACCTGGTGCTGGCACCGCAGAAGGATTCCGCCCTCTGCCTGACCTGCCACATCAAGTAGACCGGCCTGTAGGCAGAAACTTAGCGATTGAGAATCTGAAAGGAGAAAAGAATGCGTAAATCTGCAGGCTTACTTATAACAGTCCTGCTTCTCCTGGTCGTTCCGGTCCTCGCCAGCGCGATGACATTGACGATCAAGGTAACGGGACCCACCGGCGTGGCGGGCAACAATGTCGCGCTCTCCGTGGAACTGCGGCAACGTGACGTCGGGTCTGAAATACTACTACCCGACCACCGCCACCTCGGCCACCATCAGCATGGCTGCCGGCTATACCTCCACGGTCAAGGTCGACGGCATTACCCAGAACCCCAACTATACGGGTACGGTCGGTCCCTGGACCTCCGGCTCCCACTCCGTTGAGGTCGCCTACAGCGGCACCGCCGCCACGACCTATGCCGTGACCATCACCCAGACCACGGGCGGCACCGTGTCCATCAAGCTGCCCAACGGCACCTCCAACTCCAGCGGCGCTTCCGGCGTCTCCTCCGGGACGAGCATGCCGATCACCATCTCGGCAGCCGCCGCTACAAGATCGCCACCTATAACATCGGCGCAGGCGTCGTGGCCTACGGCGGCACCGTTGCCGGCGAAGTCCTGACGCTGCCGTTCACCTGCACCGCCAACACGGCCGGTAACGGCCACCTACACCCAGGCCCCACGCTCAGCGCATCGCTGTCCGTCCGCTGAACGGCTACACGAACACCGCGGTCAACGTCAAGACCACCGCAACCAGCACCGCTTTGCCGCCTACACCTCCTCCACCGGCATCATGTACAAGTACAATGCCAGGAAAGCAGCCGCCGGTTCCGCTTCGGTCGGCGCCGCCGACGCACCACCAAGACCTTTGCCTTCACCCCGGATACCGTCACGGACTACATCGTTTCCGTGAAGGCATACCTCACCGCCAATACGGCGGTCTTCAAAACATGTCGAGCCGCGTCCCGGTGACCTCCCTGACCGCCGCCATGAACACCAGTGCACCTCCTGCCACGGTCCTTCCCGCTGACCTTCTCCCAGATCGTGGCTGACTACAACGCCGGCGTCAATGCCGGGTAACCGCATGTAACAACGCGGCCTGCCACGGCGGTTCGCCCCACACCAGCCTGGACCTGCAGAAGGGTAATTTTGCTGTCCTCGCACAAAAACGGCGCTCACGGCATCCTGTACGGAGCTAACATCTGTACTACGTGCCACAGCCATAAG is a window of Geobacter sp. FeAm09 DNA encoding:
- a CDS encoding 6-bladed beta-propeller, coding for MGEYNHTPTRGTLVGRLAAIGILCMLLAACAGSAAQTTRRIEWPPPPAQPQIAWAGEVGSYLDAGIRKGFWRRLADVFVGESDVRIGRPYGIYVDETGRLLIADPAFGVVHVMDAGQNTYTIIGQGEGPAFKNPIAITGDGAGNVYITDSAASLVYRYSFRDNALTPFIHSVERPTGIAFNRRNRLLYVSDTTSSQVVVCDLSGNERFRIGGTGSGPGQFNRPTDLFIDNSGTLYVTDPLNSRIQVFSAEGVFRRAFGRPGDGGGDFSKPKGVAVDSNGTIYVADAQLDAVQVYNMSGGFRFEFGASGSEAGTFWMPSGVHIDRNDRIYVADTYNRRIQIFRIVPPAAPQGKEK
- a CDS encoding cytochrome c3 family protein translates to MKLFRAILAALAVATMALPSRSGADSIVNSPHNLSSGSTARVMSTEETRVCIFCHTPHHATKLSDTSYTGPLWSREENTAQDYTPYASTTIAASPGQPQGPSRLCLSCHDGTIALGAPGTHATSATLGPLTPPPTGKSTVLGKDLRDDHPISMEYGRKTSEFRDAATVTGTTRIKLVRRASTLYVECTSCHDPHDNQYGNFLVLDTSSHRDALCTVCHAKTDWTGSAHENGGTRSSGSIPADVAKNGCVNCHTPHGAQQGVDLLTLTAAGASMDTNCYASCHNSSSYPSNVYSQFAVSGAHHPSGGYDSAANKHSETETLPLPATDKHVHCVDCHNPHQAIWQNAP
- a CDS encoding cytochrome c3 family protein translates to MASYEYEICFRCHSGDAALAGNYNTYPQVSRTFGSLDERERFDWGSAKSWHPVAKEFVRVGNSQGLSLKSASMTMIYCNDCHDSHGSGSHLLRLENPDTFSQGQSISNYPLCYSCHDETYLTSSATNIGKLHRAHVWGQHNPLSTNSSYRASCSACHDPHGVPYKAGLTTSSNALHLINFDLRYAGSGSSYDASTSSCLVTGTGTSGLSCHPTTTGTASFNPYPYP